A DNA window from Drosophila biarmipes strain raj3 chromosome 2R, RU_DBia_V1.1, whole genome shotgun sequence contains the following coding sequences:
- the LOC108030443 gene encoding ribosomal RNA-processing protein 8, whose amino-acid sequence MKPFEVPPWEAGAEIIEFKPVNPSGNGVTAAKKPKKKKPKKKKSAVTEETTKVSKTPGKFSYRHGGGPLAPPPDSSDEDDDVEDGIRAMHKVKSGRIEKQRPPTQATKGGKKELKLKPELAQAAVEAMETSSSPSPAPNSLASKLQSELLGGRFRYINEQLYSVTSRKAEALFRKDSSAFEAYHAGYRQQVEKWPTNPLNRIIKTIKKVPKTAIIGDFGCGEGKLAQSVPNKVYSMDLVAARGDIIACNITDTPLQAQSLDVAVYCLSLMGTDLNEFFLEANRVLKLHGSVYIAEIQSRFEDVREFVRCLSACGFDLVKKDVAVNYFYFFQFKKMRHVPKGTKLKAFSLKPCLYRKR is encoded by the coding sequence ATGAAGCCTTTCGAAGTGCCGCCCTGGGAGGCAGGAGCAGAGATCATAGAATTTAAGCCTGTGAATCCATCGGGAAATGGAGTAACAGCCGCCAAGAAGCCAAAGAAGAAAAAACCCAAGAAGAAGAAGTCTGCGGTGACCGAAGAAACAACCAAAGTAAGCAAGACACCTGGAAAATTCAGTTATCGTCATGGCGGAGGACCTCTGGCCCCGCCGCCTGACTCCTCGGATGAAGACGACGACGTGGAGGACGGCATCCGGGCCATGCACAAGGTGAAATCGGGAAGAATCGAGAAGCAGCGACCACCAACGCAGGCTACCAAGGGCGGCAAAAAGGAACTGAAACTGAAGCCGGAACTGGCGCAAGCGGCGGTGGAGGCCATGGAGACCAGCAGCTCACCAAGTCCTGCCCCCAACTCATTGGCCAGCAAACTGCAATCGGAGCTCCTGGGCGGACGGTTCCGATACATAAACGAGCAGCTCTACTCGGTGACCAGTCGCAAGGCGGAGGCTCTATTCCGCAAGGACAGCTCCGCCTTTGAGGCCTACCACGCCGGCTACCGGCAGCAGGTGGAGAAGTGGCCAACGAATCCACTTAACCGCATCATCAAGACCATCAAGAAGGTGCCCAAAACAGCCATAATCGGGGACTTCGGCTGTGGAGAGGGCAAACTGGCCCAGTCCGTGCCAAACAAGGTGTACTCCATGGATTTGGTGGCTGCCCGCGGCGACATCATTGCCTGCAACATCACGGATACCCCGCTCCAAGCTCAATCGCTGGACGTGGCCGTGTACTGTCTCTCCCTGATGGGCACCGATCTGAACGAGTTCTTCCTGGAGGCCAATAGAGTGCTCAAGCTGCACGGCAGTGTCTACATAGCGGAGATCCAGTCGCGTTTCGAGGACGTGCGCGAGTTTGTGCGCTGCTTGAGTGCCTGTGGATTCGACCTGGTCAAGAAGGATGTGGCTGTTAACTATTTCTACTTCTTCCAATTCAAGAAGATGCGTCATGTGCCCAAGGGCACCAAGCTGAAGGCCTTCTCCCTGAAACCTTGTTTGTATCGCAAACGATAA